One Nicotiana tomentosiformis chromosome 4, ASM39032v3, whole genome shotgun sequence genomic window carries:
- the LOC138909899 gene encoding uncharacterized protein — protein MTAGHLPSLLTFSEDALREARDLKTPDIGGGSSAGDPFHDCFTGVDDASDISDASILLEEAQRLLSRAFAKFRADLSQCETELQKVSEERNALKLLCGQKDETIKDLQANLAKAHEKEAELDKQVSILLIKYGLDPAVEANTSLSQLQQKVERIKLLRGEVNQVKADCDRWKENMDRLATEKETTSAKLSSAEVQLRGLKEKSSAQAKRIEELENWLTEAKAEIEKTKVMADKSIAMYWADAEAAQMQLRLAFDRERWINDSAKCQFRREILKEIHARGFDLSEEIARAKVLEAKAKQLASSDDEDDDEEGSRDRSDEGPEGEVAPGEEFYVQTCFVVLPCENFVVAASVIE, from the exons ATGACAGCAGGTCACTTGCCTTCTCTTCTGACTTTTTCTGAGGATGCACTAAGGGAGGCTCGAGATTTGAAGACCCCTGATataggcggaggctctagtgcagGGGATCCCTTTCatgattgctttactggagtcgatgatgcctctgatATCAGTGACGCTTCTATTcttttagaagaggcccaacgtctcTTATCTCGG GCCTTCGCCAAGTTTCGAGCTGACCTTAGCCAGTgtgaaaccgagctccaaaaggtctcggaggagaggaatgctctgaagcttctttgcggccaaaaggacgaaactataaaggaccttcaagcgaatttggccaaggctcatgagaaagaggccgagctagataagcaggtgagcatcCTTTTGATAAAGTATGGACTCGACCCAGCTGTGGAAGCTAATACTTcattatctcagctgcagcaaaaggttgaaaggatCAAGCTGCTTCGGGGAGAAGTCAATCAGGTCAAGGCCGATTGTGATCGGTGGAAAGAGAATATGGACCGCCTGGCTACGGAAAAAGAAACTACCTCGGCCAAACTATCATCGGCCGAGGTTCAACTTCGGGGCCTCAAAGAGAAAAGCTCGGCCcaagccaagaggatcgaggagcttgaaaacTGGCTTACTGAGGCCAAGGCAGAGATCGAGAAGACAAaggtcatggcggacaagtccattgccatgtactgggctgatgctgaggctgctcaaatgCAGCTAAGGTTGGCTTTTGACCGAGAGCGATGGATCAATGACTCGGCAAAGTGTCAATTCCGGAGAGAAATCCTCAAGGAAatccatgctcggggttttgacCTCTCAGAGGAGATAGCTCGAGCTAAGGTGCTCGAAGCCAAAGCCAAGCAGCTTGCCTCCTCCGATGATgaagacgatgatgaagaaggTAGTCGAGACAGATCCgatgaggggcctgaaggagaGGTTGCTCCCGGAGAAGAG TTTTATGTTCAAACGTGTTTTGTGGTTTtaccttgtgaaaattttgttgttgCAGCCTCTGTAATTGAGTGA